The DNA region TAGACAGGCTTTTGCAGGAGGCCAATCTCAACGCCTACGGGAAAGTGCGACCTGGCGAAGCCCCCGAACGCCAGTTGATCCGCGTTCCGCGCAGCGATGTGGAACGCCTACAAAGCATCATCCGCAAACCGGAAACCTGGGTGATCTCGCTGCGCTCCGCCACCAATGTGCTGCGGGGTGAAACAGCGGTTTACGCCTTCCCCGAGGTGCGTCCCAACCGGCCAGTGGCCCAACGCGGAGACGTGCTGGCCACCACCACACTGCAACCGAATGAACGCACACCAGAGGTCATTCGCACACGGCTGAACCTTCTCTTGGCCTCGGCCTATGCCGAGGTGCAGCGACGGGGATCGCTGAGCGAGGGCCTTCGGTTCGATGGATCAGCCCTCTCCCGACTGGCCCAGAACCTTATGGAAGGACCCAGCCAATCCATGGGCTTGGAAGTGATTTCTGCAGGGGTCAGCAACAGCGCCGATCCTGTCGTCGTCACAATTCAGGCATCCCCATGAAACGGGTGGCCGTTCTCGATCCAGGCCGCTGCAAATGTGGTCTCGTGCTGGCTGATCTTCAGCTCGGCCTTGTACGCGAAGGGCATGTGCTGGCCCCGGACGCTGTGGAACCCTGGCTGGAGCAGTGGAATCACGACCAAGCTCTCGACCGCATCCTGATCGGTGACGGCACAGGCAGCCGAGCCTGGATCAAGCGACTGGAACGGCTGGGCCATCTCACCGTGATTTCTGAACATGGAACAACGCTGAGGGCAAGACAGCGTTACTGGACCTTATGGCCGGCTCGAGGTTGGCGACGGATGCTGCCGGGAGGGCTGCGCATTCCGCCGGTGGATCTGGATGCTGTGGCCGCTTTGGTCATGCTCGAGGAGCACCTGCAGTGCCGCCTGAAATGGCCGGAGCCTGCTCCCACTTTCTCACTCAGAACCTGGCCCTAACCATGAAGGTGTAGTCACCCCCCGGTTCCAGCCTGTAATCAGAACGCACCAAAAAGCGCCGAAGGGCATCCTCGATAAGGGCTCGTCCCAAGGACGGCTCCACCATCAATTCGCCGCGGTCAAAGGCCCAGGAGAACTGCCACTCGAAGCCTCCAGCTGAGACTTCACCCTCCACGCACTTGGCCTGAAAACACTGGCGGAGCACCCGCAAATGGGCCGTTGTCGCCGGGAGAGCCGGCATCAGTCGACCGGCTCCAGGTCATAGCGAAAGCCGTTGATCCAGGTTCCAGCACAATCAAAGCTCTGGCGCTGAAGACGTTGAATCCCTTCCAGAACAGCATCAAGAACAGCGCCTACACAAGGTTGTTCCACCTTGCTAAACGGTCCTAGAACATGGGACACCGTTCGAGCGCGACGCTCAGCAGGATTCTCAGCCGGCGCACCAATACCGATCCGCAGCCTGGGAAACGCCTGAGTCCCTAGATGCTGAATGGTGCTGCGCAAGCCGTTGTGGCCACCGGCGCTGCCCTGGGCCCGCAATCGCAAACGACCGAGCGGAAGATCCATGTCGTCCACCAGCACCAGCAGTTGGTGGGGTTCCAGGCCGAGCCAATCAAGGGCAGCACGAATTGCACGACCGCTGTCATTCATGTAGGTCTGAGGCATCAGCAAGCGCAGCCTCTGCTCACCGACCCCTGTATCTGCTGC from Synechococcus sp. MU1643 includes:
- a CDS encoding resolvase yields the protein MKRVAVLDPGRCKCGLVLADLQLGLVREGHVLAPDAVEPWLEQWNHDQALDRILIGDGTGSRAWIKRLERLGHLTVISEHGTTLRARQRYWTLWPARGWRRMLPGGLRIPPVDLDAVAALVMLEEHLQCRLKWPEPAPTFSLRTWP
- a CDS encoding DUF3146 family protein; this translates as MPALPATTAHLRVLRQCFQAKCVEGEVSAGGFEWQFSWAFDRGELMVEPSLGRALIEDALRRFLVRSDYRLEPGGDYTFMVRARF
- the pth gene encoding aminoacyl-tRNA hydrolase; this encodes MTTDLKLVVGLGNPGAKYAGTRHNIGFMALELLGERSGFSFRQQAKLHGLAADTGVGEQRLRLLMPQTYMNDSGRAIRAALDWLGLEPHQLLVLVDDMDLPLGRLRLRAQGSAGGHNGLRSTIQHLGTQAFPRLRIGIGAPAENPAERRARTVSHVLGPFSKVEQPCVGAVLDAVLEGIQRLQRQSFDCAGTWINGFRYDLEPVD